One window of the Rhipicephalus microplus isolate Deutch F79 chromosome 2, USDA_Rmic, whole genome shotgun sequence genome contains the following:
- the LOC142788963 gene encoding uncharacterized protein LOC142788963: MVRTIKDFFNKSPDWPLALLSYRNAPGVTGNSPDQLLMGRSLRTRLPLAPATLLPKPPFAADFSRCVTAQRCHYCQGFNRRPAVKVLRPLVEGKRVWIRDMKCADTVLSLVQCTRSYMVQTDTGALVRDHRHLVPQQSQASVGGDFSSITPLPEGSPTPLQTLARPAPECRCPPPPADVVDSSPAASPQVVPATPSRPPASSVFTLSGRNIRPPVRLNLNQKSHRHTTTYHPRANGLTKRLDKLIADMAAIHVNFEHKTWDVILLYVIFPYNTAVQEATQMSSCKLVYERNLSVYDARRHVVKCR; this comes from the exons ATGGTGCGTACTATCAAGGACTTCTTCAACAAGTCTCCGGACTGGCCCTTGGCTCTCCTATCGTACCGCAACGCACCTGGCGTCACCGGCAACAGTCCTGACCAGCTGCTAATGGGACGCAGCCTTAGGACTCGCCTTCCTTTGGCCCCAGCCACACTTCTTCCAAAACCCCCTTTCGCTGCCGACTTCAGCAGGTGCGTCACTGCCCAACGTTGCCATTACTGTCAAGGTTTCAACCGTCGGCCCGCTGTGAAGGTTTTGCGTCCTCTGGTTGAGGGAAAGAGAGTGTGGATTCGGGACATGAAGTGTGCGGACACAGTTCTCAGCCTGGTACAGTGCACACGCTCCTACATGGTACAGACGGACACAGGGGCTCTTGTTCGTGACCACAGACATCTTGTGCCTCAGCAGTCTCAGGCATCGG TTGGTGGTGACTTCAGCAGCATCACTCCACTGCCAGAAGGATCCCCAACCCCGCTGCAGACTCTCGCTCGCCCAGCGCCCGAGTGTCGATGTCCTCCGCCACCTGCTGACGTCGTCGACTCGTCACCAGCTGCCTCACCACAGGTTGTCCCAGCTACCCCTTCCAGACCGCCAGCGTCAAGTGTGTTCACATTGTCGGGACGTAACATCAGGCCTCCGGTGCGGTTGAACTTGAA CCAGAAAAGCcaccgccacaccaccacctacCACCCACGGGCAAATGGTCTCACCAAACGTCTTGATAAGCTAATCGCTGACATGGCGGCCATCCATGTCAActtcgaacacaagacatgggatgTTATTCTTCTCTACGTGATCTTCCCATACAACACGGCAGTACAGGAGGCCACGCAGATGTCTTCATGCAAGTTGGTGTACGAAAGGAACCTGTCCGTGTACGATGCCCGACGCCATGTTGTCAAATGTCGCTGA